One genomic segment of Thermodesulfobacterium sp. TA1 includes these proteins:
- a CDS encoding glutamate-5-semialdehyde dehydrogenase, which yields MEGQRDLKEMVLEIAKKAKVASKGLASLSSGVKNEVLKRVAQKIRENREELKKVNEKDVNQAILQGHTKAFIDRLTLSDKVIEAMAKGLEEVAQLPDPVGEVVKMWKRPNGLMVGRMRIPLGVIAIIYESRPNVTIDAAGLCFKSGNAVILRGGKEALNSNLALAEIFRETLKEFNLPADAVQVIPTPDRSAMEYLLELEEYIDLVIPRGGEGLIRFVTEKARMPVIKHYKGVCHVYVDEEADLEMAKTIAINAKCQRPGVCNAMETLLVHEKIASKFLPYLAEEYKKYGVELRGCPETLKLIPWAKPATEEDWYAEYLDLVLAIKVVKDVDEAIEHISKYGSNHTEAIVTENYSKAMKFIREVDASLVLVNASTRFNDGGELGLGAEIGISTTKIHAYGPMGLEELTTTKFIAFGNGQIRT from the coding sequence ATGGAAGGGCAAAGAGATCTAAAAGAGATGGTTTTAGAGATAGCTAAAAAGGCTAAAGTAGCTTCTAAAGGATTGGCTTCTCTTTCCTCAGGAGTAAAAAACGAGGTTTTGAAAAGGGTGGCTCAAAAAATAAGAGAAAACCGAGAAGAATTGAAAAAAGTCAATGAAAAAGACGTAAATCAAGCGATATTGCAGGGACATACTAAAGCTTTTATAGACAGACTTACCCTTTCTGACAAAGTGATAGAAGCTATGGCCAAAGGTTTAGAAGAGGTGGCTCAGCTTCCTGACCCGGTAGGTGAGGTAGTAAAGATGTGGAAAAGACCTAATGGTCTTATGGTAGGTAGGATGCGTATTCCTTTAGGAGTAATAGCTATCATCTATGAAAGCAGACCCAACGTTACCATAGATGCCGCGGGTCTTTGTTTTAAAAGCGGAAATGCGGTGATTTTAAGAGGAGGAAAAGAGGCTTTAAATTCTAACTTGGCCTTAGCAGAAATCTTCAGGGAGACTTTAAAGGAATTTAATCTTCCTGCAGATGCTGTCCAGGTCATTCCTACTCCTGACAGAAGCGCGATGGAATATTTGTTAGAACTTGAAGAATATATAGATTTGGTTATCCCAAGGGGAGGAGAAGGACTTATTCGGTTTGTTACAGAAAAAGCCAGGATGCCTGTTATTAAACATTACAAAGGGGTTTGTCATGTGTATGTAGACGAAGAGGCTGACCTTGAGATGGCAAAGACTATAGCCATCAACGCTAAATGTCAAAGACCAGGAGTCTGTAATGCCATGGAGACTTTGTTAGTTCATGAAAAAATAGCCTCTAAGTTTTTACCATACTTGGCAGAAGAGTACAAAAAATATGGGGTTGAACTAAGAGGGTGTCCTGAAACCCTTAAACTTATTCCTTGGGCTAAGCCTGCTACCGAGGAAGACTGGTATGCTGAATACCTTGACTTGGTATTAGCGATTAAAGTAGTAAAAGATGTAGATGAAGCTATCGAACATATTTCTAAGTATGGAAGCAACCACACCGAGGCTATAGTCACCGAGAACTATTCTAAGGCTATGAAATTTATAAGAGAAGTAGACGCAAGTCTTGTGCTTGTTAATGCCTCTACCAGGTTTAACGACGGAGGAGAGCTTGGTTTAGGTGCAGAGATCGGGATTTCAACTACCAAGATACACGCTTACGGTCCGATGGGATTAGAAGAATTAACCACTACTAAGTTTATAGCCTTTGGCAATGGACAGATTAGAACTTAA
- the nadD gene encoding nicotinate-nucleotide adenylyltransferase — translation MDRLELKRVGILGGTFDPPHLAHLRVAEEVREALSLQEVWFIPAGYPPHKKSELLSPFEDRLEMVKLAIRENPFFKALDIEKEAKPSYTLNTLKSLRACYPEIDFFLIVGWDSFRQFETWWNYQLFLDYAKLVVVSRNSKTWGELKEEFLLKVKDLWRDIPCEGKVYFLEVTPLDISSSKVRHLVKSGRSIRYLVPEGVLTYILEHRLYR, via the coding sequence ATGGACAGATTAGAACTTAAAAGAGTAGGTATTTTAGGGGGGACTTTTGACCCCCCACACTTAGCCCATTTAAGGGTGGCTGAAGAGGTAAGAGAAGCTCTTTCTCTACAGGAGGTTTGGTTTATTCCTGCAGGGTATCCCCCTCATAAAAAAAGCGAACTTCTCTCTCCATTTGAAGATAGACTCGAGATGGTAAAGTTAGCCATAAGAGAAAATCCTTTTTTTAAAGCTTTAGACATAGAAAAAGAGGCTAAGCCTTCTTATACATTAAACACCCTTAAATCCTTAAGAGCCTGTTATCCGGAGATAGATTTTTTTTTGATAGTAGGATGGGATAGTTTTCGCCAGTTTGAGACCTGGTGGAATTATCAACTTTTCCTTGATTATGCTAAATTGGTGGTAGTTTCAAGAAATTCAAAAACTTGGGGAGAGTTAAAGGAGGAATTTCTACTAAAGGTAAAAGACCTTTGGAGAGATATTCCCTGTGAGGGTAAGGTGTATTTTTTAGAAGTAACACCGTTAGATATTTCCAGTTCCAAGGTCCGTCATCTGGTTAAATCTGGTCGATCTATTAGGTATCTTGTGCCTGAAGGGGTTTTGACCTATATTTTAGAACATCGTTTATACCGATAA
- the mutS gene encoding DNA mismatch repair protein MutS: MRGSVKAELTPMFKQYFEVKHQYPDAVLFFRLGDFYEMFFEDAEVVAPLLGLVLTKREAGKGLTAPMCGVPVEKALFYIQKLVDMGFKVAVCEQVEDPATAKGLVKREVVKIYTPGLLVDLELPEKSKTYLASLYLEKKAGLAFLELSCGEFIFTELNKETFLAELLKREPREILCLDELANSEWMGLIKGSLSKVHLSFLDKKAFSLNQVDALLKQPYYERYHEGLKAANAILTYLQKYQPHLLDKIEDPVFYYPEEFLFLDDSTKRNLELIKNLWDGSEKHSLLWVLDRTVTPMGARLLKEWIVYPLRDLTQIRRRQEAISFLIEQKDLREALRDLLKRFSDLERLATKCGFKLINPKEMGLLRESLKYIPEIKRIFSEVLKELPQLLKEVFSALGDFSGLYQRLCETLVDNPPYTLKDGGIIKRGVDSTLDELRDLKEHAVDYLTAIEKKEKEKTGIPNLRIGYNRVFGYYFEVSKGNAKLVPPYFERKQTLTNVERFVTPELKELEQKIITAEEKIKSLEYELFLKLREEVSQYKDVLKKASQALATLDVLISLATVAVENDYVCPEITEEPGLYIEEGRHPVIEKIQGKESFIPNSVELKKDEAVLLIITGPNMGGKSTYLRQTALIVIMSQMGSFVPAKYARLGVFDKVFTRIGAGDELTRGKSTFMVEMSECAYILKNATSKSLVLLDEVGRGTSTYDGMALAWAIAENLYEKKVFTLLATHYFELTELGKIYAGVKNYHVAVKEWQDDVIFMYRVLPGAANKSHGIEVAKLAGIPQEVVDRAKEILYKLERKNLKEPNEIKSTTKRVVQLSIFDRDHPVLQKIKDLPIEKITPIEALNFLWEIKKELIK; this comes from the coding sequence ATGAGAGGTTCTGTAAAAGCTGAACTCACCCCGATGTTTAAACAGTATTTTGAAGTAAAACATCAGTATCCTGACGCAGTGTTGTTTTTTAGATTAGGGGATTTTTATGAGATGTTTTTTGAGGACGCCGAGGTAGTAGCCCCGCTTTTAGGATTAGTCTTAACTAAAAGAGAAGCAGGGAAAGGATTAACCGCTCCTATGTGTGGTGTGCCTGTAGAAAAGGCTCTTTTCTATATCCAAAAACTGGTAGATATGGGTTTTAAAGTAGCAGTTTGTGAACAGGTAGAAGACCCAGCAACCGCTAAGGGTTTGGTTAAAAGAGAAGTAGTTAAAATATACACTCCGGGTCTTTTAGTGGATTTAGAACTTCCGGAAAAGAGTAAAACCTATCTAGCAAGTCTTTACTTAGAAAAAAAGGCAGGTCTTGCTTTTTTAGAACTTTCCTGCGGAGAGTTTATCTTTACTGAGTTAAACAAAGAAACCTTTTTGGCTGAACTCTTGAAGCGTGAACCAAGAGAAATTTTATGTTTAGACGAATTGGCTAACTCTGAGTGGATGGGGCTTATCAAAGGAAGTCTTTCTAAGGTGCACCTAAGTTTTTTAGATAAAAAGGCTTTTAGTTTAAACCAAGTAGACGCCCTTTTAAAACAACCATACTATGAACGTTATCATGAAGGATTAAAGGCAGCTAACGCTATTCTAACTTACCTTCAAAAATATCAACCTCATCTTTTGGACAAAATTGAAGACCCTGTTTTTTATTATCCAGAGGAATTTTTATTCTTAGACGATTCTACTAAAAGAAACTTAGAGCTGATAAAAAATTTGTGGGATGGTTCGGAAAAACATTCTTTGCTCTGGGTGTTAGACCGTACGGTTACCCCGATGGGGGCAAGATTGCTTAAAGAATGGATAGTCTATCCTTTGAGGGACCTGACCCAAATAAGACGCAGGCAAGAGGCTATAAGTTTTTTGATAGAACAGAAAGACCTGCGAGAGGCTTTAAGAGACCTGCTTAAAAGGTTTTCTGACTTGGAAAGACTTGCTACTAAGTGTGGTTTTAAGTTGATTAACCCAAAGGAAATGGGACTTTTAAGGGAAAGTTTAAAATATATTCCCGAAATAAAAAGGATTTTTTCAGAGGTATTAAAAGAGTTACCACAACTTTTGAAAGAAGTCTTTTCTGCCTTGGGGGATTTTTCTGGTTTATATCAGAGACTTTGTGAGACCTTGGTAGACAACCCTCCTTATACCTTAAAAGACGGAGGTATCATAAAAAGAGGGGTAGACTCAACTTTAGATGAACTTAGAGATTTAAAGGAACATGCAGTAGATTATCTTACAGCCATAGAAAAAAAAGAAAAAGAAAAAACAGGTATTCCTAATCTCAGGATAGGTTATAACCGAGTTTTTGGGTATTATTTTGAGGTATCTAAAGGAAATGCTAAATTGGTTCCGCCTTATTTTGAAAGAAAACAAACTTTAACCAACGTAGAAAGGTTTGTTACCCCAGAATTAAAGGAATTAGAACAAAAGATTATTACCGCAGAGGAAAAGATTAAAAGCTTAGAGTATGAATTGTTTTTGAAATTGCGAGAAGAAGTATCTCAGTATAAAGATGTCTTAAAAAAGGCCAGTCAGGCCCTTGCTACCCTTGATGTGCTTATTTCTTTGGCTACAGTAGCTGTAGAAAACGATTACGTTTGTCCTGAAATAACCGAAGAGCCTGGGCTTTACATTGAAGAGGGTAGACATCCGGTAATAGAAAAAATCCAAGGTAAAGAAAGCTTTATTCCTAATTCAGTAGAGCTAAAAAAAGACGAAGCGGTGCTTTTGATAATAACCGGTCCTAACATGGGAGGAAAATCAACCTATCTTAGGCAGACAGCCCTTATCGTTATCATGTCGCAGATGGGGAGCTTTGTGCCTGCTAAGTATGCAAGACTTGGAGTTTTTGATAAAGTTTTTACGAGGATAGGGGCTGGGGATGAACTTACCAGAGGCAAGAGCACCTTTATGGTAGAGATGAGCGAGTGTGCCTATATTTTAAAAAACGCAACCAGTAAAAGCTTGGTACTTCTTGATGAGGTGGGAAGAGGAACAAGTACTTACGACGGTATGGCCCTTGCTTGGGCTATAGCAGAAAATCTATACGAGAAAAAGGTGTTTACCTTGCTGGCTACCCATTATTTTGAACTAACCGAGCTTGGAAAAATTTATGCAGGGGTTAAAAATTATCATGTAGCGGTTAAGGAATGGCAAGATGATGTAATTTTTATGTACAGAGTTTTACCGGGGGCAGCTAACAAATCTCACGGTATCGAAGTTGCTAAATTGGCTGGAATTCCTCAAGAGGTGGTTGACAGAGCTAAAGAAATACTTTATAAATTAGAGAGAAAAAATCTTAAGGAACCAAACGAGATAAAATCAACTACGAAGAGGGTTGTACAGTTATCTATTTTTGACCGAGACCATCCTGTGCTTCAAAAGATAAAAGATTTACCGATAGAAAAGATAACTCCTATCGAAGCCTTAAATTTTTTATGGGAGATAAAAAAAGAACTGATTAAATAA
- a CDS encoding N-acetylmuramoyl-L-alanine amidase: MKEKSVIYRVFFVLFGFLCFFYWGNYNFLNATTKSSSQTQKTSQEYVYYIVQKGDTLEKIAKRYNLSVAELKQLNNLKENKIRVGQRLVVGVKNLKPKKEESKPKTSQPVEVYHVIKKGDTLESIAKKYGVTPQEIIRLNNLRKGQLKVGQKLLIKKEGTASVEKNKSLEKKEYVYHTVRKGESLDSIAQKYKVSKEEIKRLNQLRSEILTPNQRLIIRPKEKTDVSSQTTDLKITEEKEESFQVLEKKFEGLKNSPQVSRKQWLSLAGEYRRLYLLYPNQSFAPKAVLRTAQAYYQAYQRYFYKSDLNEVIKNCQRLLTYYPNAPETEEAYYFLAKIYREDLPDKNLSEKYRKELQRKFPKSPYLAKLKPLQEGPTSSIKKEVSKANKKEKKVPVFEPSKVISEPKVVLTPQTSNNSSEIKVSPSVSSPALIADAKRVLEVSPVTGEDYTRIIITLSGNFEYQTNILRGPTPRIYVDIYPAHLDPKVPKEIELKDVHLQKIRVGQFDKNVVRIVLDLNSLTSYKIFKIKDPPQLVLDLTGQEKGTSPAIAKKSEGGKKASKKKPSKDEEYINLARQFGLGIKRIVIDPGHGGDDPGAVGPTGLKEKEVNLAVAKLLSQKLKERLTDVEIIFTRNTDVFIPLIQRPAIANSKKGDLFISIHTNASPDPNARGIEVYYLNFTTDPESMRVAALENSASDKTLSDLQDLIKAVLSNTKLSESKLLAEKINTYLYQNLTRFYPDTVSRGVKYAPFLVLVGTRMPAVLVEVSFITNPIEEARLKNPHYLEMIAEGIAKGIEAYAQTLKLSQNPHGKPL, translated from the coding sequence ATGAAAGAGAAATCTGTAATCTACCGAGTTTTTTTCGTTTTATTTGGTTTTTTGTGTTTTTTTTACTGGGGGAATTATAACTTTTTAAACGCAACTACCAAGAGTTCTTCCCAAACTCAAAAGACTTCTCAAGAATATGTTTATTATATCGTCCAAAAAGGAGACACCTTAGAAAAGATAGCTAAAAGGTATAATCTTTCTGTTGCTGAGCTAAAGCAGCTTAATAACTTAAAAGAAAATAAAATTAGGGTAGGGCAAAGGCTTGTAGTAGGGGTAAAAAATTTAAAACCTAAAAAAGAAGAGTCTAAACCTAAAACTTCTCAACCTGTTGAGGTATATCATGTAATAAAAAAGGGAGACACCTTAGAGTCTATAGCTAAAAAGTATGGGGTGACCCCTCAGGAGATAATTAGGTTAAACAACCTAAGAAAGGGTCAGTTAAAGGTTGGACAAAAACTACTGATTAAAAAAGAAGGGACAGCTTCTGTAGAAAAAAACAAATCTCTCGAAAAAAAAGAATATGTATATCATACCGTAAGAAAAGGGGAAAGCTTAGATAGCATAGCTCAAAAATATAAGGTTTCTAAAGAGGAGATTAAAAGGCTTAATCAGCTTAGGTCAGAGATTTTAACCCCTAATCAAAGGCTTATCATTAGACCCAAAGAAAAAACCGACGTTTCTTCTCAGACTACGGATTTAAAGATTACAGAAGAAAAGGAAGAAAGTTTTCAGGTTTTAGAGAAAAAGTTTGAAGGGTTAAAAAATAGCCCTCAGGTTAGTAGGAAACAATGGTTAAGCTTAGCCGGCGAATACCGCAGGCTTTACCTACTTTATCCTAATCAGTCTTTTGCCCCTAAGGCAGTGTTAAGAACCGCTCAGGCTTATTATCAGGCCTACCAGAGATATTTTTACAAATCTGACCTGAATGAGGTTATTAAAAACTGTCAAAGGCTTTTAACCTATTATCCTAATGCCCCTGAAACAGAGGAGGCTTACTATTTTTTGGCTAAGATTTATAGAGAAGACTTGCCGGATAAAAACCTTTCTGAGAAGTATAGAAAGGAGCTTCAAAGAAAGTTTCCTAAAAGCCCTTATCTTGCTAAATTAAAACCTTTACAAGAGGGACCTACCTCTTCAATTAAAAAAGAGGTATCAAAAGCAAATAAAAAAGAAAAAAAAGTCCCTGTTTTTGAGCCAAGCAAGGTAATTTCCGAGCCTAAGGTGGTTTTAACCCCTCAGACTTCTAACAATTCTTCTGAAATCAAGGTTAGTCCTTCTGTTAGTTCTCCTGCATTAATCGCAGATGCAAAAAGGGTGTTAGAGGTTTCTCCTGTGACCGGAGAGGATTATACCAGGATTATCATAACCCTTTCTGGAAACTTTGAATATCAGACTAACATCCTTAGAGGACCAACCCCTCGAATCTATGTAGATATCTATCCGGCGCATCTTGATCCAAAGGTTCCTAAGGAAATAGAACTCAAAGATGTCCATCTTCAAAAGATAAGGGTAGGTCAGTTTGATAAGAACGTGGTAAGGATTGTCCTTGACCTAAACAGCCTTACTTCTTACAAGATTTTTAAGATAAAAGACCCTCCACAATTAGTCCTTGACCTTACCGGTCAAGAGAAAGGCACCTCCCCAGCTATAGCAAAAAAATCCGAAGGTGGTAAAAAAGCCTCTAAAAAGAAACCATCTAAGGACGAAGAATATATAAATCTTGCCAGACAGTTTGGTTTAGGGATAAAAAGGATAGTGATAGACCCAGGGCATGGAGGAGATGACCCTGGAGCTGTAGGCCCTACAGGGCTTAAAGAGAAAGAGGTTAATCTTGCGGTAGCTAAACTATTATCCCAAAAGCTTAAAGAACGGTTAACGGATGTAGAGATTATTTTTACCAGAAATACCGATGTTTTCATTCCATTAATTCAAAGACCGGCGATAGCTAATTCTAAAAAGGGAGACCTTTTTATTTCTATTCATACCAACGCTTCTCCTGACCCTAACGCCCGAGGAATAGAGGTTTACTATCTTAACTTTACCACAGACCCAGAGTCTATGAGGGTTGCAGCCCTTGAAAACTCAGCCTCAGATAAAACCTTAAGCGACCTACAAGACCTGATTAAGGCGGTTCTTTCTAATACCAAGCTTTCAGAGTCTAAGCTTTTAGCAGAGAAGATTAATACCTATCTTTATCAAAATTTAACAAGGTTTTATCCTGACACCGTCTCTCGTGGGGTTAAGTATGCGCCGTTTTTGGTTTTGGTCGGAACAAGAATGCCTGCGGTTTTGGTAGAGGTTTCTTTTATAACCAACCCCATAGAAGAGGCACGTCTTAAGAATCCACACTATTTAGAAATGATCGCAGAAGGTATCGCTAAGGGTATAGAGGCTTATGCCCAAACATTAAAACTTTCTCAAAATCCCCATGGTAAACCACTTTAA
- a CDS encoding exo-beta-N-acetylmuramidase NamZ domain-containing protein, with amino-acid sequence MVNHFKPLFGVDLFFFQDFYKRYQGQKIALLCNQASLDYTLTPTFIRFKQTFGKDFKLIFSPQHGLYSEKQANMIGSHDEIELFTQTPVVSLYGPRLEPEPNHLEEIDVVFIDLQEVGCRVYTYIWTVFLVLKRCYELGKRVVVLDRPNPIGGKIEGPYLEEDFKSFVGMDPLPLRHGLTIGELSLLFKKRHFPDLELEVIPVKGYRRSFFWKDLTRPWVLPSPNLPSWWCALVYPGQVLLEGTNLSEGRGTTLPFLVFGAPYLKIEKVLKQWEKLNFPEKKAVVLRPFVFEPTFDKWKGGRCFGFQLYVTDLNHFQPVKTTLMLLRLIKENFPEFQFLNIPYEFEREKRPIDILIGNQEIIDWLEGKKEIDLDFYLYYNLKHYQEEIQQILLYE; translated from the coding sequence ATGGTAAACCACTTTAAACCTTTGTTTGGTGTAGATTTATTTTTTTTTCAGGACTTTTATAAAAGATATCAAGGACAAAAGATTGCCCTTCTTTGCAATCAGGCTTCTCTTGATTATACTCTTACCCCTACCTTTATAAGGTTTAAACAAACCTTTGGGAAAGACTTTAAGCTTATTTTTTCTCCTCAGCATGGGCTTTATTCAGAAAAACAAGCTAACATGATAGGGTCTCATGACGAGATAGAACTCTTTACTCAAACCCCTGTAGTAAGCCTTTATGGTCCAAGATTAGAGCCTGAGCCTAACCATTTAGAAGAAATAGACGTAGTTTTTATCGACCTTCAAGAAGTGGGTTGTAGGGTCTATACCTATATCTGGACGGTTTTTTTGGTGCTTAAAAGGTGTTATGAATTAGGTAAAAGGGTAGTGGTTCTTGATAGACCAAACCCTATAGGAGGGAAAATAGAGGGGCCTTATTTAGAGGAAGATTTTAAGTCTTTTGTAGGGATGGACCCTTTGCCTTTAAGACACGGATTAACCATAGGAGAGCTTTCTTTGTTATTTAAAAAAAGACACTTCCCTGATTTAGAATTAGAGGTAATCCCTGTAAAGGGATATAGACGAAGTTTTTTCTGGAAAGACTTAACCAGACCTTGGGTTTTACCTTCACCTAACCTTCCTTCTTGGTGGTGTGCTTTGGTGTATCCGGGACAAGTTTTACTTGAAGGTACTAATCTTTCTGAAGGTAGAGGCACAACCTTGCCTTTTTTGGTGTTTGGGGCTCCTTATCTAAAAATAGAAAAGGTTCTTAAGCAGTGGGAAAAGCTAAACTTCCCCGAGAAAAAAGCGGTAGTGTTAAGACCTTTTGTATTTGAGCCTACCTTTGATAAATGGAAAGGTGGAAGGTGCTTTGGCTTTCAGTTATACGTAACAGACCTAAACCACTTTCAACCAGTAAAAACTACCCTTATGCTTTTAAGACTAATAAAAGAAAACTTCCCAGAGTTTCAGTTTTTAAACATTCCCTATGAGTTTGAGAGAGAAAAACGCCCGATAGATATTTTAATAGGAAATCAAGAGATTATAGACTGGTTAGAAGGAAAAAAAGAAATTGACCTGGATTTTTACCTGTATTATAATTTAAAACACTATCAAGAAGAGATACAGCAAATTTTGTTATATGAATAA
- a CDS encoding bifunctional oligoribonuclease/PAP phosphatase NrnA: protein MNKKTNNKVSKFKSNKERISYLLKLFEKKDKVLILIWADPDSLSSAFAFKRILQNRVERVTIANVNEITRLNNKVMVEVLKIPLVKYSPKLLEEHNKFVLVDSQPSHREEFKNVQWDVIIDHHPLFTECTAKYYDIRPDYGATATILYEYLKTLKIKPSVYLATALVYGIKTDTDNFEKSANLHDVIAFQKLYKFMNKHLLSKIESASLRRSELRYVKIALDQLKFRKNRMFTYVGKVSNTDVLVLIADFLNKVYETSWVFVAGEYKKVLTIIIRCDGYKKNAGKMANRLFKDIGFAGGHREKARAEIPFSNLSTSPELFNTDKLIKLFDKYFKLVDKKEKVKD, encoded by the coding sequence ATGAATAAAAAAACAAATAATAAGGTTAGTAAGTTTAAGTCTAACAAAGAACGGATAAGTTATTTACTTAAGCTTTTTGAAAAGAAGGATAAGGTCCTTATTCTTATATGGGCAGACCCTGATTCTCTTTCTTCGGCTTTTGCTTTTAAAAGGATACTGCAAAACAGGGTAGAAAGAGTAACCATAGCAAATGTAAACGAGATAACCAGGTTAAACAATAAAGTAATGGTAGAGGTTTTAAAGATACCTTTAGTAAAATATTCTCCTAAATTGTTGGAAGAACATAACAAATTTGTGCTGGTTGATTCTCAACCATCTCATCGAGAAGAGTTTAAAAACGTTCAATGGGATGTAATCATCGACCATCATCCTCTTTTTACTGAATGCACCGCTAAATATTATGATATAAGGCCTGATTATGGGGCGACTGCTACCATTCTTTATGAATACCTTAAAACTTTAAAAATCAAACCCTCGGTTTATTTAGCAACTGCTTTAGTTTATGGAATAAAAACCGATACCGATAATTTTGAAAAAAGCGCCAACCTTCATGATGTGATAGCTTTTCAGAAGCTTTATAAATTCATGAACAAACATCTTCTTTCCAAGATAGAATCTGCAAGTCTCAGAAGGTCAGAGCTCAGGTATGTTAAGATCGCTTTAGACCAACTAAAATTTAGAAAAAACAGGATGTTTACTTATGTAGGAAAAGTAAGTAATACGGATGTTTTGGTGCTTATAGCCGATTTTTTAAACAAGGTGTATGAAACCTCTTGGGTATTTGTAGCTGGAGAATACAAAAAAGTTTTAACCATCATCATCCGTTGTGATGGTTATAAAAAAAATGCAGGTAAGATGGCTAACCGTCTTTTTAAGGATATAGGTTTTGCCGGAGGACATCGAGAAAAGGCTCGGGCTGAAATCCCCTTTTCTAACCTGTCTACTTCTCCTGAACTTTTTAACACCGATAAACTTATCAAGCTTTTTGATAAATATTTTAAGTTAGTGGATAAAAAAGAGAAGGTGAAAGATTAG
- the obgE gene encoding GTPase ObgE, with the protein MSRFVDQAKIYVKAGNGGDGCISFRREKYVPKGGPDGGDGGDGGDVILVADPQVHTLYDFYHQVHFRAENGKPGMGKKMKGRDGEDLILRVPVGTIVKDAETGEILGDLVTPGQTLVVAKGGKGGRGNARFATPVRQAPRIAEKGTPGEERWIVLELKLIADVGLVGLPNAGKSTLLSRISAAKPKIANYPFTTLEPNLGVVSLLEGGSFVVADIPGLIEGAHKGIGLGHDFLRHIERTRILLYVLDITKKEEVLKDYQVLQEELRLFNPRLLEKEYFIALNKIDTVADEKEIENIIRLFPEKDQPKIFPISAVSGQGVVALVYTLWQTLQKILSQEKRI; encoded by the coding sequence ATGTCAAGATTTGTAGACCAAGCTAAAATTTATGTAAAAGCAGGTAACGGAGGAGATGGGTGTATCAGTTTTAGACGGGAAAAGTATGTACCTAAAGGCGGTCCTGATGGAGGAGACGGAGGAGACGGAGGAGATGTTATTTTGGTAGCAGACCCCCAAGTACATACCCTTTATGATTTTTATCATCAAGTGCATTTTAGGGCTGAGAACGGAAAACCTGGAATGGGAAAAAAGATGAAAGGAAGAGACGGAGAAGACCTTATCTTGCGGGTGCCTGTAGGGACTATCGTAAAAGACGCTGAAACCGGAGAAATCTTAGGAGATTTGGTAACCCCTGGACAAACCTTGGTGGTGGCAAAAGGTGGTAAAGGAGGTAGAGGAAACGCAAGGTTTGCTACCCCAGTAAGACAGGCTCCAAGGATAGCTGAAAAGGGAACTCCAGGTGAAGAAAGATGGATTGTATTAGAGTTAAAGTTAATAGCTGATGTAGGCTTGGTTGGGCTTCCAAACGCCGGAAAATCTACCCTTCTTAGCAGGATTTCAGCGGCTAAACCTAAGATAGCAAATTATCCTTTTACTACCCTTGAACCTAATTTAGGGGTAGTAAGTCTTTTAGAGGGAGGGTCTTTTGTCGTAGCAGACATCCCTGGGTTGATAGAAGGGGCTCATAAAGGAATTGGGCTGGGACATGACTTTTTGAGACATATCGAACGTACAAGGATTTTGCTTTATGTATTAGATATTACTAAAAAAGAAGAGGTTTTAAAGGATTATCAGGTGCTCCAAGAAGAACTCAGGTTGTTTAATCCGCGTTTATTAGAAAAGGAGTATTTTATCGCTTTGAATAAAATAGATACCGTAGCCGATGAAAAAGAGATAGAAAATATTATTCGTCTTTTTCCAGAAAAAGATCAACCTAAAATTTTTCCTATTTCTGCGGTTTCAGGTCAAGGGGTGGTTGCTTTAGTTTATACTCTTTGGCAAACACTTCAAAAAATTTTATCTCAAGAAAAAAGGATATAG